A single window of Rubripirellula lacrimiformis DNA harbors:
- a CDS encoding efflux RND transporter periplasmic adaptor subunit, with the protein MNQDEPIKPDEADVDDQVSNVDADAPTDSEPVETATEATIPPVEAQPSVPQSGGGMKWLMRTGVQAATIVTVAGLVFFLLGIAQRTKWLTADGFSGSKGEAVAEAGGGEDKRYICPMMCTPPSTEPGRCPVCAMELVEATGGGGGDGISVTIEASARRLVGIQTAMSTMGEVNRTIRTIGSIDFDESQLSTISAYIDGRLEKMYANYAGVKVNEGDDLALIYSPQLYTAQTEFIMSMNSDGKIGRFQISGGDLNKMARENLAELGMTQGQIDQLGQSGKPMSRIRIKSPQSGTVIEKSAVEGDYVKTGHKLYRVADLSSVWLMLDLFPDDASAVRFGQQVEAEIQSMPGEVFTGRVAFIDPTVNATTRTVRVRVEIMNFDGKLRPGDYATARVTVPAIPMDQVYDPALANKFISPMHPQVIRDQPGKCPLCDMDLVPTSQLGFAAEPLPMQQVVTVPRDAVLLAGENSVIYVETEPGRFEIRRVTVGPMNRKEAVIVEGLSAGETVATGGNFLIDSQMQLAGNPSLMDPTKAPSYSPGPLELPKTNPVMLAADAGKTLDRTYDAYFEIQCAMAADQTPPPVALNTLIAGLRELEMSAGVPDDAQRKFAIARRAASRMDGSLETAREAYRGVSHAMLRAATVARGPKTAVKLTHYYCPMVPGGGGDWMQPGGDLQNPYWGSEMLTCGEVVRDMAMPVGEVPSIARTVQ; encoded by the coding sequence ATGAATCAGGACGAACCAATCAAGCCCGATGAAGCCGACGTTGACGACCAAGTCAGCAACGTGGATGCGGATGCGCCGACCGATAGCGAGCCAGTCGAGACTGCGACGGAAGCAACAATACCGCCAGTTGAAGCTCAACCGAGCGTTCCACAAAGTGGTGGCGGAATGAAGTGGCTCATGCGCACAGGCGTGCAAGCCGCAACTATCGTCACCGTCGCCGGCCTCGTGTTTTTCCTACTCGGTATCGCACAGCGAACGAAGTGGTTGACCGCTGACGGATTTTCGGGCAGCAAAGGCGAAGCCGTGGCGGAAGCTGGCGGTGGCGAAGACAAGCGATACATCTGTCCGATGATGTGTACGCCGCCATCAACGGAACCGGGTCGTTGCCCGGTTTGTGCGATGGAATTGGTCGAAGCGACCGGCGGCGGAGGCGGCGACGGCATCTCGGTCACGATTGAAGCCTCGGCCCGTCGACTCGTTGGCATTCAAACCGCCATGTCCACGATGGGTGAAGTCAATCGAACCATCCGCACCATCGGCTCGATCGACTTCGATGAAAGCCAACTGTCGACCATCAGTGCGTACATCGACGGCCGTTTGGAAAAGATGTACGCCAACTACGCCGGCGTGAAGGTTAACGAAGGCGACGATCTGGCGTTGATCTACAGCCCCCAGCTCTATACCGCCCAAACCGAGTTCATCATGAGCATGAACAGCGACGGCAAAATCGGACGCTTTCAAATCTCTGGCGGCGATCTGAACAAGATGGCACGCGAGAATTTGGCTGAGCTTGGCATGACGCAGGGTCAGATCGACCAGCTGGGGCAGTCCGGAAAACCAATGTCGCGAATCCGCATCAAGTCACCGCAGAGTGGAACGGTAATCGAGAAGTCGGCGGTCGAAGGCGACTATGTCAAAACAGGACACAAGCTCTATCGAGTCGCCGACCTGAGCAGTGTTTGGTTGATGCTTGACCTGTTTCCCGACGACGCATCGGCGGTTCGATTCGGCCAACAAGTTGAAGCGGAAATTCAGTCGATGCCGGGCGAAGTGTTTACCGGCCGCGTTGCGTTCATTGATCCTACGGTCAATGCAACGACTCGAACGGTTCGTGTACGTGTTGAGATCATGAATTTCGACGGCAAGCTGCGACCAGGCGACTACGCGACCGCTCGCGTCACCGTTCCCGCGATACCCATGGACCAAGTTTACGATCCGGCACTTGCGAACAAGTTCATCAGCCCGATGCACCCGCAAGTCATCCGCGACCAGCCGGGCAAGTGCCCGCTTTGCGATATGGATTTGGTGCCGACATCGCAGCTTGGATTCGCGGCGGAGCCGTTGCCGATGCAGCAGGTCGTCACCGTTCCTCGCGACGCCGTGCTGTTGGCCGGCGAAAACAGTGTGATCTATGTCGAAACTGAACCGGGACGTTTTGAGATTCGCCGAGTCACGGTTGGCCCGATGAATCGCAAAGAAGCCGTGATCGTCGAAGGGCTTTCGGCTGGCGAGACGGTTGCCACTGGAGGCAACTTCTTGATCGACTCACAAATGCAACTCGCCGGCAACCCATCGTTGATGGACCCGACGAAGGCACCGAGCTATTCACCGGGACCGCTTGAGCTTCCCAAAACGAACCCCGTTATGTTGGCGGCCGACGCTGGCAAAACGCTTGATCGCACCTACGACGCCTACTTCGAGATTCAATGTGCGATGGCGGCCGACCAAACGCCTCCGCCCGTCGCCTTGAACACTCTAATCGCAGGACTCCGCGAGCTGGAAATGTCGGCCGGCGTCCCCGACGATGCCCAACGTAAGTTCGCGATCGCTCGCCGCGCGGCGTCACGCATGGATGGTTCATTGGAAACGGCTCGCGAAGCCTATCGCGGCGTTAGCCATGCGATGTTGCGAGCGGCCACGGTGGCTCGCGGGCCGAAGACGGCTGTGAAGTTGACGCACTATTACTGCCCGATGGTTCCTGGCGGCGGTGGCGATTGGATGCAGCCCGGCGGCGATTTGCAGAACCCGTATTGGGGCAGCGAGATGCTGACGTGCGGAGAAGTCGTCCGTGACATGGCGATGCCGGTTGGCGAAGTTCCCTCGATCGCTCGCACCGTGCAGTAA
- a CDS encoding efflux RND transporter permease subunit encodes MLNLIIRFCVKEPWLVVLLTIGLSVAGWVSFKSIPIDAIPNIGENQVIVLTPWPGRSPKDIEDQVTYPLSVSLLAVPGAESVRGKSMFGYSFVQVTFKDEIDFYWARSRVSEQLGSAASQLPDGVVPQLGPDATGLGQVYYYTLQPPNEGMGLAELRSMQDFVVKYELQAVEGVSEVASIGGYVRQYQIEVDPDKLRFHNVSLDKLAMAIKGSNVDVGAKTVETTGMEFIVRSKGFLGSGGDKDKAVEDIEDTVIMQRDGVPVRVRDIAAVQIGPDFRRGALDYNGAEAVGGVVVMRYGENPRVVIDRVKEKIAAITPSLQGVTIHGVYDRSGLIDETMATLTHALRDEIIITAIIILLFLLHIRSSFVVAICLPAAVLMSFIAMRVVGVGANIMSLAGIAIAIGTMVDMAIIVSENIYQHLSDWESGSAEARIKQPRAEVVYEATVEVAPAVVTAVATTIVSFLPVFFLTGRDYKLFSPLAYTKTFAIAAAMIAAVTIVPALCRLMLRSNVRRKSTALVSALSLSGLLGAVSHFLWGSRLAERFGLDTWIVTAVAAMIGFIGGWQLMRERIRPIEEIPSSRFVRWIYAARLRHALNHKAFALSFPLVLLFIGVGAYIGMPTVMRPIEKFANLFGAELNDFPGYVDAKHVFTGLQSDDWIALDEGSWFYMPTLYPAASFSQAMQVLQTQDVLIGQIPEVKDVLGKIGRVESALDPAPAAMVETYVMLKPESQWREGVTARDVWDEINRVATLPGVTPASALQPIEGRVVMLQSGIKAPMAIRVYGDKLDTLADAAMDVAAELKKSPLINAGTVNPDIVLGKPYVEFTVDREAASRYGMSSSMVNQVIETALGGMNLIKTVEGRERYPVRLRYNRDLREQIDGLKRLPVVTHSGAVVPLQELAKLETTWGPGAINSENGRLVAHVSFMANGSKGDLESVAAIEEQLRKAQSLPPSDPNRLSLPAGYSLEAVGSFRNQIEANRRLMWIIPLVICINLMLLYMEFRNFSISLAVFSGIPVAFAGGMIAVATMGVELNTAVWVGFIALFGLAVDDGVVMATYIHQLLKKRKIESVEDIRNVVYEAGLKRIRPCMMTTVTTLAALIPVLIATGRGADVARAMAIPVFGGMLAEPFTSFIVPTLYCGYLELKMRFGFQDELWEGTEAMPEEELMKAA; translated from the coding sequence ATGTTAAATCTAATCATTCGCTTTTGCGTCAAAGAACCTTGGCTGGTCGTACTGCTGACGATCGGCTTGAGCGTTGCCGGCTGGGTAAGTTTCAAGTCGATCCCAATCGACGCGATTCCCAACATTGGCGAGAACCAAGTCATCGTGCTGACGCCTTGGCCGGGTCGCTCGCCGAAGGACATCGAAGACCAAGTGACGTATCCGCTCAGCGTTTCGTTACTGGCTGTGCCGGGTGCCGAATCGGTGCGCGGCAAGAGCATGTTCGGTTACAGCTTTGTGCAGGTCACGTTCAAAGACGAGATCGACTTCTATTGGGCACGAAGCCGAGTTTCCGAGCAACTCGGCAGTGCGGCGTCTCAGTTGCCCGACGGCGTTGTGCCACAACTTGGGCCAGACGCGACGGGCCTAGGGCAGGTCTACTACTACACATTGCAGCCACCTAATGAAGGCATGGGTCTAGCGGAACTTCGCAGCATGCAAGACTTCGTCGTGAAGTATGAGTTGCAAGCCGTCGAGGGCGTTAGCGAGGTTGCTTCGATCGGCGGTTACGTTCGCCAGTATCAGATCGAAGTGGATCCCGACAAGCTGCGATTCCATAACGTGTCGCTGGACAAATTGGCGATGGCGATCAAAGGATCGAACGTTGACGTCGGAGCGAAAACCGTCGAAACGACTGGCATGGAGTTTATCGTCCGCAGTAAGGGCTTCCTCGGCTCGGGTGGTGACAAGGACAAGGCGGTCGAGGACATCGAGGACACCGTCATAATGCAGCGTGACGGCGTTCCCGTTCGCGTCCGTGACATTGCCGCTGTGCAGATTGGTCCTGACTTTCGCCGCGGTGCGTTGGATTACAACGGAGCCGAAGCCGTTGGCGGCGTAGTCGTAATGCGATACGGCGAGAACCCACGCGTCGTGATCGACCGAGTGAAAGAAAAGATCGCCGCGATTACGCCATCGCTGCAAGGCGTAACCATCCATGGCGTCTATGATCGCAGCGGACTGATTGACGAGACGATGGCGACGCTGACGCATGCGTTGCGTGATGAAATCATCATCACGGCGATCATCATCCTGTTGTTCTTACTGCACATTCGCAGCAGTTTTGTCGTCGCAATTTGTTTGCCTGCCGCCGTACTGATGTCGTTCATCGCGATGCGGGTAGTCGGCGTCGGTGCGAACATCATGTCGCTCGCCGGCATCGCGATCGCGATCGGCACGATGGTCGACATGGCAATCATCGTTTCGGAGAACATTTACCAACACCTTTCTGATTGGGAATCAGGAAGCGCAGAGGCGAGAATCAAGCAACCTCGTGCGGAAGTTGTCTACGAAGCAACGGTCGAAGTCGCACCAGCCGTCGTAACTGCCGTGGCGACAACCATCGTCAGCTTTCTGCCGGTCTTCTTTTTGACCGGTCGCGATTACAAGCTATTTTCGCCGCTGGCTTATACCAAGACATTTGCGATTGCTGCAGCAATGATCGCTGCCGTCACGATCGTGCCGGCTTTATGTCGATTGATGCTGCGAAGCAATGTACGTCGCAAATCAACCGCGTTGGTTTCTGCGTTGTCGCTCTCCGGATTGCTAGGTGCCGTATCACATTTCCTTTGGGGATCGCGACTGGCAGAACGCTTTGGCCTGGATACTTGGATTGTGACCGCAGTCGCAGCCATGATCGGCTTCATTGGCGGTTGGCAGTTGATGCGAGAACGAATTCGACCCATCGAAGAAATTCCGTCGAGCCGCTTCGTTCGCTGGATTTACGCGGCGCGACTGCGACATGCGCTCAATCACAAAGCATTCGCACTCTCGTTTCCGCTAGTGCTGCTGTTCATCGGTGTAGGAGCCTACATCGGAATGCCGACAGTGATGCGTCCGATCGAGAAGTTCGCGAACCTATTTGGTGCCGAGCTGAATGATTTCCCCGGCTACGTCGACGCCAAGCACGTCTTCACGGGTTTGCAAAGTGACGACTGGATCGCCTTGGACGAGGGAAGTTGGTTCTACATGCCGACGCTGTACCCGGCGGCGAGCTTCTCGCAAGCGATGCAGGTCTTACAAACCCAGGACGTGCTGATCGGCCAGATTCCCGAAGTCAAAGATGTGCTCGGCAAGATAGGCCGCGTGGAATCGGCGCTCGATCCCGCGCCCGCAGCGATGGTCGAAACGTATGTGATGCTGAAACCTGAAAGCCAGTGGCGAGAGGGCGTCACTGCACGCGATGTGTGGGATGAGATCAACCGCGTCGCGACGTTGCCGGGCGTCACGCCGGCCTCGGCGCTGCAGCCGATCGAAGGTCGTGTCGTGATGTTGCAGTCCGGTATCAAGGCACCGATGGCCATCCGTGTTTACGGCGACAAGCTGGACACGCTCGCCGACGCCGCAATGGACGTCGCCGCCGAGTTAAAGAAGTCACCACTGATCAATGCCGGCACGGTCAATCCCGACATTGTGCTCGGCAAGCCCTACGTCGAGTTCACTGTCGATCGTGAGGCAGCGTCACGCTACGGAATGAGTTCGTCGATGGTGAACCAGGTCATCGAGACGGCACTCGGCGGAATGAATCTGATCAAGACGGTCGAAGGCCGAGAGCGTTATCCCGTGCGGCTTCGATACAACCGTGACCTTCGCGAACAGATCGACGGGCTGAAACGTTTGCCAGTCGTCACGCACTCAGGTGCTGTTGTGCCGCTGCAAGAACTCGCAAAGCTGGAAACGACCTGGGGGCCAGGTGCGATTAACAGTGAAAACGGGCGACTGGTCGCTCACGTTTCTTTCATGGCCAATGGTAGCAAAGGCGACTTGGAATCGGTCGCTGCGATCGAAGAACAACTCCGCAAAGCGCAATCTCTTCCACCATCGGATCCCAATCGCCTGTCATTGCCAGCTGGCTACTCCCTTGAAGCCGTTGGAAGTTTCCGAAACCAGATCGAGGCAAACCGGCGATTAATGTGGATCATTCCGCTGGTCATCTGCATCAATCTGATGTTGCTCTACATGGAGTTCCGCAACTTCTCGATTTCGTTGGCCGTGTTCTCCGGTATCCCGGTCGCATTTGCCGGCGGCATGATCGCCGTCGCAACGATGGGCGTGGAACTCAACACGGCGGTGTGGGTTGGCTTCATCGCCCTGTTCGGTCTGGCGGTCGACGATGGCGTCGTGATGGCGACCTACATCCATCAACTTCTCAAGAAACGCAAAATCGAATCGGTCGAAGACATTCGCAATGTGGTTTACGAAGCCGGCCTGAAACGTATTCGACCTTGCATGATGACGACCGTGACGACGCTTGCCGCGTTAATTCCGGTGTTGATCGCGACGGGCCGTGGGGCTGACGTTGCCCGAGCGATGGCGATTCCAGTGTTCGGAGGAATGCTAGCCGAACCATTCACTTCATTCATCGTGCCGACGCTCTATTGCGGCTATCTGGAATTGAAAATGCGATTTGGATTTCAAGACGAGCTTTGGGAAGGAACCGAAGCGATGCCGGAGGAGGAACTCATGAAAGCGGCATAA